The Thiohalobacter sp. genome has a window encoding:
- a CDS encoding FixH family protein, with amino-acid sequence MNATPESLRPARPWYRQFWPWFLIALPASAVIGGLITIFVAVENRDGLVVDDYYKEGLAINVQLDRERRAAELGLAALVRHHPAQRQLEVFLEGAPAVLAELDRLELWLAHPTRANKDRHIQMARVAPGHYVSELRAMAPGRWHLILSSPEGDWRLTGRLDLTHGGQTRITPSD; translated from the coding sequence ATGAATGCCACGCCCGAATCCCTGCGCCCCGCACGCCCCTGGTATCGCCAGTTCTGGCCCTGGTTCCTGATCGCCCTCCCCGCCTCGGCGGTGATTGGTGGCCTGATCACCATATTCGTCGCGGTGGAGAACCGAGACGGCCTGGTGGTGGACGACTACTACAAGGAGGGCCTCGCCATCAACGTCCAGCTCGATCGCGAACGCAGGGCGGCCGAACTGGGACTGGCGGCACTGGTGCGGCATCATCCCGCACAGCGGCAACTGGAGGTGTTCCTGGAAGGGGCGCCCGCGGTGCTGGCGGAACTGGATCGCCTGGAGCTGTGGCTGGCCCACCCCACCCGCGCCAACAAGGATCGGCATATCCAGATGGCTCGCGTGGCACCGGGGCACTATGTCAGCGAGCTCAGGGCAATGGCGCCGGGCCGCTGGCATCTGATACTGAGTTCCCCCGAGGGGGACTGGCGCTTGACGGGGCGACTGGATCTGACGCATGGTGGACAGACGCGGATCACCCCAAGCGATTGA